One stretch of Prunus persica cultivar Lovell chromosome G1, Prunus_persica_NCBIv2, whole genome shotgun sequence DNA includes these proteins:
- the LOC18793502 gene encoding putative clathrin assembly protein At5g35200 isoform X2, with protein sequence MAAGSQQSLRKALKTVGLAKANGDFKALDVAIAKATSHDEALPKEKHVLTILNAVSAFRPRAEAAYCIHGLARRLSKTHNWKVALKTVIIVHRALREVDDTFCDAVVKYSWSRGHMLNLSHVWDGSSSSALDFSAWVRTYASYLEERLECFRVLKYDAQKDHSRTKELDTPDLLRQLPALQQLLSRLLDCQPKEGTVCNCLIQFALSMVAGESAKLYAAITDGNVNLLDKFFEMQHNDAVRALEIYKKSRSQEERLCEFFEICRSFNFGQALKFIKIQQPPASFLTTMEDYVNDAPSSSTLQHTQINEKEDAAPQVIHLVEGDLLIDHKQDDNVEEKSNANGTAPDQSEAAGTSQVIDLLSFDELPPVTSESDEQNSLALAIVQSDGLNSTSSESSWELALFTAPSSNADAVSAPSSNVASAEETKVAVGLDRLTLDSLYDGAMASTPNQNGFYHRQAPSNPFDDAPISPYQLVPLPQNNTQMAIMPQQHVQDQVPFYGLYSNAIPTASTNSQMPFMTQQQAFMMQQQQLANISDIPSNSSGNPFAIEQSYSQPPPNSFNGFI encoded by the exons ATGGCAGCAGGCAGTCAGCAAAGCTTAAGAAAAGCTTTGAAAACTGTTGGATTGGCAAAAGCCAATGGCGATTTCAAG GCACTGGATGTTGCCATTGCCAAGGCCACAAGTCATGATGAAGCATTGCCCAAGGAGAAACATGTTTTAA CTATACTAAATGCAGTTTCGGCGTTTAGACCTCGTGCTGAAGCTGCTTACTGCATCCATGGTCTTGCAAGGCGTCTTAGTAAGACTCACAATTGGAAG GTAGCACTGAAAACCGTGATTATTGTACACCGTGCTTTGAGGGAAGTTGATGACACATTTTGTGACGCTGTAGTCAAATATAGCTGGAGTAGAGGTCATATGCTGAATTTATCTCATGTTTGGGATGGATCAAGTTCAAGTG CATTGGATTTTTCTGCTTGGGTGCGGACATATGCATCATACCTTGAAGAGCGTCTGGAGTGTTTCCGCGTATTGAAGTATGATGCCCAGAAAGATCACTCG AGAACTAAGGAACTTGATACCCCAGACTTACTAAGGCAATTACCTGCCTTGCAACAGCTTCTATCTCGCCTTCTTGATTGTCAG CCAAAGGAGGGAACTGTATGTAATTGCTTGATTCAGTTTGCCCTGTCAATG GTTGCAGGTGAAAGTGCTAAGTTGTATGCTGCAATTACTGATGGCAATGTCAATTTATTAGACAAG TTCTTTGAGATGCAGCACAATGATGCAGTCAGAGCACTcgaaatttataagaagtcgAGAAGCCAG GAAGAGAGGTTATGTGAGTTCTTTGAGATCTGCAGGAGCTTTAACTTTGGACAGGCACTGAAATTCATCAAAATTCAACAG CCCCCTGCATCATTCTTGACTACCATGGAAGATTATGTGAACGACGCTCCCAGCAGTTCAACGCTTCAACATACACAA ATCAATGAGAAGGAAGATGCGGCTCCCCAGGTAATTCATCTGGTAGAAGGTGATTTGTTAATTGACCATAAACAAGATGATAATgtagaagaaaaatcaaatgcCAATGGGACAGCCCCTGATCAGAGTGAGGCTGCTGGCACATCACAAGTGATTGATCTTCTG AGCTTCGATGAATTACCCCCAGTAACATCAGAGTCAGATGAGCAAAATTCTCTCGCACTTGCAATTGTTCAATCTG ATGGTCTCAATTCAACAAGCTCGGAGTCTAGTTGGGAGCTTGCACTTTTTACAGCTCCAAGTTCTAATGCAGATGCAGTTTCAGCACCAAGTTCTAATGTAGCTTCAGCTGAAGAGACTAAGGTG GCTGTTGGACTGGACAGATTGACACTGGATAGTCTATATGATGGTGCAATGGCAAGTACACCAAATCAGAATGGCTTCTACCACAGACAGGCACCCTCTAATCCTTTTGATGATGCCCCAATTAGTCCTTACCAATTAGTCCCACTTCCCCAAAACAACACGCAAATGGCTATCATGCCCCAACAACATGTACAAGACCAAGTCCCGTTTTATGGTCTCTATAGCAATGCAATTCCAACAGCCTCAACTAACTCACAAATGCCTTTCATGACCCAACAACAAGCTTTCATGATGCAGCAGCAACAGTTAGCCAACATCAGTGATATTCCATCAAATTCTTCTGGCAATCCCTTTGCTATTGAGCAGAGTTATTCGCAACCGCCACCAAACTCTTTCAATGGCTTCATTTAG
- the LOC18793502 gene encoding putative clathrin assembly protein At5g35200 isoform X1 — protein sequence MAAGSQQSLRKALKTVGLAKANGDFKALDVAIAKATSHDEALPKEKHVLTILNAVSAFRPRAEAAYCIHGLARRLSKTHNWKVALKTVIIVHRALREVDDTFCDAVVKYSWSRGHMLNLSHVWDGSSSSALDFSAWVRTYASYLEERLECFRVLKYDAQKDHSRTKELDTPDLLRQLPALQQLLSRLLDCQPKEGTVCNCLIQFALSMVAGESAKLYAAITDGNVNLLDKFFEMQHNDAVRALEIYKKSRSQEERLCEFFEICRSFNFGQALKFIKIQQPPASFLTTMEDYVNDAPSSSTLQHTQINEKEDAAPQVIHLVEGDLLIDHKQDDNVEEKSNANGTAPDQSEAAGTSQVIDLLSFDELPPVTSESDEQNSLALAIVQSDSKPDGLNSTSSESSWELALFTAPSSNADAVSAPSSNVASAEETKVAVGLDRLTLDSLYDGAMASTPNQNGFYHRQAPSNPFDDAPISPYQLVPLPQNNTQMAIMPQQHVQDQVPFYGLYSNAIPTASTNSQMPFMTQQQAFMMQQQQLANISDIPSNSSGNPFAIEQSYSQPPPNSFNGFI from the exons ATGGCAGCAGGCAGTCAGCAAAGCTTAAGAAAAGCTTTGAAAACTGTTGGATTGGCAAAAGCCAATGGCGATTTCAAG GCACTGGATGTTGCCATTGCCAAGGCCACAAGTCATGATGAAGCATTGCCCAAGGAGAAACATGTTTTAA CTATACTAAATGCAGTTTCGGCGTTTAGACCTCGTGCTGAAGCTGCTTACTGCATCCATGGTCTTGCAAGGCGTCTTAGTAAGACTCACAATTGGAAG GTAGCACTGAAAACCGTGATTATTGTACACCGTGCTTTGAGGGAAGTTGATGACACATTTTGTGACGCTGTAGTCAAATATAGCTGGAGTAGAGGTCATATGCTGAATTTATCTCATGTTTGGGATGGATCAAGTTCAAGTG CATTGGATTTTTCTGCTTGGGTGCGGACATATGCATCATACCTTGAAGAGCGTCTGGAGTGTTTCCGCGTATTGAAGTATGATGCCCAGAAAGATCACTCG AGAACTAAGGAACTTGATACCCCAGACTTACTAAGGCAATTACCTGCCTTGCAACAGCTTCTATCTCGCCTTCTTGATTGTCAG CCAAAGGAGGGAACTGTATGTAATTGCTTGATTCAGTTTGCCCTGTCAATG GTTGCAGGTGAAAGTGCTAAGTTGTATGCTGCAATTACTGATGGCAATGTCAATTTATTAGACAAG TTCTTTGAGATGCAGCACAATGATGCAGTCAGAGCACTcgaaatttataagaagtcgAGAAGCCAG GAAGAGAGGTTATGTGAGTTCTTTGAGATCTGCAGGAGCTTTAACTTTGGACAGGCACTGAAATTCATCAAAATTCAACAG CCCCCTGCATCATTCTTGACTACCATGGAAGATTATGTGAACGACGCTCCCAGCAGTTCAACGCTTCAACATACACAA ATCAATGAGAAGGAAGATGCGGCTCCCCAGGTAATTCATCTGGTAGAAGGTGATTTGTTAATTGACCATAAACAAGATGATAATgtagaagaaaaatcaaatgcCAATGGGACAGCCCCTGATCAGAGTGAGGCTGCTGGCACATCACAAGTGATTGATCTTCTG AGCTTCGATGAATTACCCCCAGTAACATCAGAGTCAGATGAGCAAAATTCTCTCGCACTTGCAATTGTTCAATCTG ATTCCAAACCAGATGGTCTCAATTCAACAAGCTCGGAGTCTAGTTGGGAGCTTGCACTTTTTACAGCTCCAAGTTCTAATGCAGATGCAGTTTCAGCACCAAGTTCTAATGTAGCTTCAGCTGAAGAGACTAAGGTG GCTGTTGGACTGGACAGATTGACACTGGATAGTCTATATGATGGTGCAATGGCAAGTACACCAAATCAGAATGGCTTCTACCACAGACAGGCACCCTCTAATCCTTTTGATGATGCCCCAATTAGTCCTTACCAATTAGTCCCACTTCCCCAAAACAACACGCAAATGGCTATCATGCCCCAACAACATGTACAAGACCAAGTCCCGTTTTATGGTCTCTATAGCAATGCAATTCCAACAGCCTCAACTAACTCACAAATGCCTTTCATGACCCAACAACAAGCTTTCATGATGCAGCAGCAACAGTTAGCCAACATCAGTGATATTCCATCAAATTCTTCTGGCAATCCCTTTGCTATTGAGCAGAGTTATTCGCAACCGCCACCAAACTCTTTCAATGGCTTCATTTAG
- the LOC18790565 gene encoding lactation elevated protein 1 isoform X1, giving the protein MRAIARSISQCRSALQHQACQYSSGFVRRQKLLTNTYSGFVYKHANNAEFDIFQRPRFSVISRALSIDAAHVSNGVADENRAGPLVEYERRIAAGELVDGDACQVGTLRELQRLYDELVQSADACRLDRYTASAKSGRSRWLWSRFIPQSSSSPVKGLYLYGGVGTGKTMLMDLFYDQLKCSWRKKRIHFHDFMLDVHRCLRKHKGVEDPLEVVAGEISDDAILLCLDEFMVTDVADALILNRLFGHLFSNGIILVSTSNRAPDKLYEGGLQRDLFLPFIASLKERCVVHEIGSAVDYRKLTSAEQGFYFVGKDLSGFLIQKFQQLIGEHEAGPQEAEVVMGRTLKVPLGADGIAYFPFEELCDRPMGAADYFGLCKKYHTLALEGVPIFGLHNRTAAYRFVTLVDVMYENKARLLCTAEGTPFELFEKIVTISDAQQMAPRTSSRSRKNDDSGLCVDNELGFAKERTISRLTEMNSKEYLEHHAATIGEKSSQEGAIHDKTVQA; this is encoded by the exons ATGAGAGCAATTGCTCGATCTATTAGCCAATGTAGATCAGCTTTACAGCATCAAGCATGTCAATACTCAAGTGGTTTTGTGAGAAGGCAAAAGCTTTTGACAAACACCTattctgggtttgtttataaacACGCTAACAATGCCGAATTCGATATCTTTCAACGACCCAGGTTTTCTGTGATCTCAAGAGCTCTGTCAATAGATGCTGCTCATGTTTCTAACGGAG TGGCAGATGAAAACAGAGCAGGGCCACTTGTTGAGTATGAACGAAGAATTGCCGCTGGTGAACTTGTTGATGGTGATGCCTGCCAG GTAGGCACCTTAAGAGAACTTCAAAGGCTCTATGATGAACTTGTTCAGTCAGCTGATGCCTGCCGATTGGATAGGTATACAGCTTCTGCGAAATCTGGAAG GAGTAGGTGGTTGTGGTCTCGTTTCATCCCACAGTCTTCAAGCTCACCAGTCAAAGGTCTTTATCTTTATGGAGGGGTGGGCACCGGGAAAACCATGCTGATGGACTTGTTTTATGATCAGCT AAAATGCAGTTGGAGAAAAAAGAGGATTCATTTTCATGACTTTATGTTGGATGTCCATAGATGCTTGCGA AAGCACAAGGGTGTAGAAGATCCACTTGAAGTGGTTGCAGGAGAGATATCCGATGATGCAATCTTGTTGTGTCTGGATGAATTCATG GTGACTGATGTAGCTGATGCATTAATATTAAACCGTCTGTTTGGACATCTATTCAGCAACGGTATC ATTCTTGTTTCCACCTCCAACCGTGCTCCAGATAAGCTGTACGAAGGTGGACTACAGAGGGATCTTTTTCTACCCTTCATTGCAAGTTTGAAG GAAAGATGTGTAGTTCATGAAATTGGTTCGGCAGTAGATTACCGGAAACTGACTTCG GCTGAGCAAGGTTTCTACTTTGTTGGCAAAGATTTGTCAGGCTTTCTGATACAAAAGTTTCAACAACTGATTGGGGAACACGAAGCTGGCCCACAAGAGGCAGAAGTAGTAATGGGAAGGACCTTAAAG GTTCCACTAGGTGCTGATGGAATTGCCTATTTTCCTTTTGAGGAACTATGTGACAGACCTATGGGAGCTGCAGATTATTTTGGATTGTGCA AGAAGTACCATACCCTGGCATTGGAGGGCGTCCCAATATTCGGACTCCACAATAGGACAGCAGCATATCGGTTTGTCACTTTAGTTGAC GTGATGTACGAGAACAAGGCCAGACTGTTGTGTACAGCTGAGGGAACTCCATTTGAACTCTTTGAAAAGATTGTGACGATCTCTGATGCCCAACAAATGGCACCTAGAACCTCTTCGAGGTCAAGGAAAAATGATGATTCTGGGCTGTGTGTGGATAATGAATTGGGTTTTGCTAAAGAACGCACCATTAGTAG ATTAACAGAGATGAATAGCAAAGAATACTTGGAGCACCATGCTGCAACGATTGGAGAGAAGAGCTCACAGGAAGGCGCGATTCACGATAAAACCGTGCAAGCATGA
- the LOC18790565 gene encoding lactation elevated protein 1 isoform X2 codes for MRAIARSISQCRSALQHQACQYSSGFVRRQKLLTNTYSGFVYKHANNAEFDIFQRPRFSVISRALSIDAAHVSNGDENRAGPLVEYERRIAAGELVDGDACQVGTLRELQRLYDELVQSADACRLDRYTASAKSGRSRWLWSRFIPQSSSSPVKGLYLYGGVGTGKTMLMDLFYDQLKCSWRKKRIHFHDFMLDVHRCLRKHKGVEDPLEVVAGEISDDAILLCLDEFMVTDVADALILNRLFGHLFSNGIILVSTSNRAPDKLYEGGLQRDLFLPFIASLKERCVVHEIGSAVDYRKLTSAEQGFYFVGKDLSGFLIQKFQQLIGEHEAGPQEAEVVMGRTLKVPLGADGIAYFPFEELCDRPMGAADYFGLCKKYHTLALEGVPIFGLHNRTAAYRFVTLVDVMYENKARLLCTAEGTPFELFEKIVTISDAQQMAPRTSSRSRKNDDSGLCVDNELGFAKERTISRLTEMNSKEYLEHHAATIGEKSSQEGAIHDKTVQA; via the exons ATGAGAGCAATTGCTCGATCTATTAGCCAATGTAGATCAGCTTTACAGCATCAAGCATGTCAATACTCAAGTGGTTTTGTGAGAAGGCAAAAGCTTTTGACAAACACCTattctgggtttgtttataaacACGCTAACAATGCCGAATTCGATATCTTTCAACGACCCAGGTTTTCTGTGATCTCAAGAGCTCTGTCAATAGATGCTGCTCATGTTTCTAACGGAG ATGAAAACAGAGCAGGGCCACTTGTTGAGTATGAACGAAGAATTGCCGCTGGTGAACTTGTTGATGGTGATGCCTGCCAG GTAGGCACCTTAAGAGAACTTCAAAGGCTCTATGATGAACTTGTTCAGTCAGCTGATGCCTGCCGATTGGATAGGTATACAGCTTCTGCGAAATCTGGAAG GAGTAGGTGGTTGTGGTCTCGTTTCATCCCACAGTCTTCAAGCTCACCAGTCAAAGGTCTTTATCTTTATGGAGGGGTGGGCACCGGGAAAACCATGCTGATGGACTTGTTTTATGATCAGCT AAAATGCAGTTGGAGAAAAAAGAGGATTCATTTTCATGACTTTATGTTGGATGTCCATAGATGCTTGCGA AAGCACAAGGGTGTAGAAGATCCACTTGAAGTGGTTGCAGGAGAGATATCCGATGATGCAATCTTGTTGTGTCTGGATGAATTCATG GTGACTGATGTAGCTGATGCATTAATATTAAACCGTCTGTTTGGACATCTATTCAGCAACGGTATC ATTCTTGTTTCCACCTCCAACCGTGCTCCAGATAAGCTGTACGAAGGTGGACTACAGAGGGATCTTTTTCTACCCTTCATTGCAAGTTTGAAG GAAAGATGTGTAGTTCATGAAATTGGTTCGGCAGTAGATTACCGGAAACTGACTTCG GCTGAGCAAGGTTTCTACTTTGTTGGCAAAGATTTGTCAGGCTTTCTGATACAAAAGTTTCAACAACTGATTGGGGAACACGAAGCTGGCCCACAAGAGGCAGAAGTAGTAATGGGAAGGACCTTAAAG GTTCCACTAGGTGCTGATGGAATTGCCTATTTTCCTTTTGAGGAACTATGTGACAGACCTATGGGAGCTGCAGATTATTTTGGATTGTGCA AGAAGTACCATACCCTGGCATTGGAGGGCGTCCCAATATTCGGACTCCACAATAGGACAGCAGCATATCGGTTTGTCACTTTAGTTGAC GTGATGTACGAGAACAAGGCCAGACTGTTGTGTACAGCTGAGGGAACTCCATTTGAACTCTTTGAAAAGATTGTGACGATCTCTGATGCCCAACAAATGGCACCTAGAACCTCTTCGAGGTCAAGGAAAAATGATGATTCTGGGCTGTGTGTGGATAATGAATTGGGTTTTGCTAAAGAACGCACCATTAGTAG ATTAACAGAGATGAATAGCAAAGAATACTTGGAGCACCATGCTGCAACGATTGGAGAGAAGAGCTCACAGGAAGGCGCGATTCACGATAAAACCGTGCAAGCATGA